A stretch of Camelina sativa cultivar DH55 chromosome 18, Cs, whole genome shotgun sequence DNA encodes these proteins:
- the LOC104762403 gene encoding LRR receptor-like serine/threonine-protein kinase FEI 1 → MGISNWVFLLVISSTATLLVSCSLALTLDGFALLELKSGFNDTRNSLENWKDSDETPCSWTGVSCNSQDQRVVSINLPYMQLGGIISPSIGKLSRLQRLALHQNSLHGTIPNEITNCTELRAMYLRANFFQGGIPPDIGNLTFLTILDLSSNTLKGSIPSSISRLNRLRSLNLSTNFFSGEIPDIGVLSRFGVETFTGNLDLCGRQIHKPCRSSMGFPVVLPHAETDDESETPKRSSRLIKGILIGAMSTMALAFIVIFVFLWIWMLSKKEITVKKYTEVKKQKEPSETSKKLITFHGDLPYSSTELIEKLESLDEEDIVGSGGFGTVYRMVMNDLGTFAVKKIDRSRQGSDRVFEREVEILGSVKHINLVNLRGYCRLPSSRLLIYDYLTVGSLDDLLHERAQEDGLLNWNARLKIALGSARGLAYLHHDCSPKIVHRDIKSSNILLNDKLEPRVSDFGLAKLLVDEDAHVTTVVAGTFGYLAPEYLQNGRATEKSDVYSFGVLLLELVTGKRPTDPIFVKRGLNVVGWMNTVLKENRLEDVMDKRCTDVDEDSVEALLEIAARCTDANPEDRPAMNQVAQLLDQEVMSPSAIDYYDDSQSDYC, encoded by the exons ATGGGTATCTCGAATTGGGTTTTCTTATTAGTGATTTCTTCTACAGCTACCCTTTTGGTTTCTTGCTCTCTTGCCCTCACTCTTGATG GGTTTGCTCTTTTGGAATTGAAGAGTGGATTTAATGATACGAGGAACTCTTTAGAGAACTGGAAAGATTCAGATGAGACACCTTGTTCTTGGACTGGCGTCTCCTGTAATTCTCAAGACCAAAGAGTTGTTTCTAT AAACTTACCTTACATGCAACTAGGTGGGATTATATCTCCTAGCATTGGGAAGCTTAGTAGATTGCAGAGACT GGCACTTCATCAGAACAGCTTACATGGAACAATTCCTAATGAAATCACCAATTGCACTGAGCTCAGAGCTAT GTATTTGAGAGCAAATTTTTTTCAAGGAGGGATCCCACCGGATATTGGCAACCTTACATTTCTTACTATATT GGATCTATCAAGCAATACACTGAAAGGTTCTATTCCTTCTTCAATTAGTCGATTGAATCGACTACGCTCCTT GAACTTGTCAACCAACTTTTTCTCTGGCGAGATCCCAGATATAGGAGTTCTCAGCAGATTTGGTGTTGAAAC ATTTACCGGTAATTTGGATCTTTGTGGCCGGCAAATTCACAAGCCATGTAGATCATCAATGGGTTTCCCTGTTGTTCTTCCTCATGCAGAAACTGATGATGAATCAG AGACTCCAAAGCGGTCTTCACGCTTGATTAAAGGAATTTTGATAGGAGCAATGTCTACAATGGCTCTTGCATTCATTGTGATCTTTGTGTTCCTATGGATTTGGATGCtctcaaagaaagaaataacAGTAAAGAAGTACACCGaagtcaagaaacaaaaggaacCATCCGAAACGA GTAAGAAGCTAATTACTTTCCATGGAGATCTTCCATACTCCTCGACTGAGCTGATCGAGAAGCTAGAGTCTCTTGATGAGGAAGACATTGTGGGTTCAGGAGGATTTGGCACGGTTTATCGAATGGTAATGAACGATCTTGGAACCTTTGCGGTTAAGAAAATAGATAGGAGTCGACAAGGATCAGACCGAGTTTTTGAGCGAGAGGTTGAGATTTTGGGAAGTGTCAAACACATCAATCTAGTGAACCTACGTGGATACTGCCGCTTACCATCTTCAAGACTTCTCATCTATGATTATCTTACCGTGGGGAGCTTAGACGATCTTCTCCATG AACGAGCTCAAGAAGATGGTTTGTTGAATTGGAACGCTCGGTTGAAAATAGCACTAGGTTCTGCGAGGGGTCTAGCGTATCTACACCATGATTGTAGTCCTAAAATAGTTCACCGTGATATCAAATCAAGCAATATTCTACTCAATGATAAACTAGAACCTCGAGTCTCGGACTTTGGTCTTGCAAAGCTTCTTGTTGATGAAGACGCACATGTTACCACCGTGGTAGCTGGCACCTTTGGCTATCTTGCTCCAG AGTATCTACAAAATGGGAGAGCGACAGAGAAGTCTGATGTCTACAGCTTTGGAGTTCTTCTCCTTGAGCTTGTTACTGGAAAAAGACCAACAGATCCAATATTCGTTAAACGAGGCTTGAATGTTGTTGGATGG ATGAACACTGTGTTGAAAGAGAATCGATTGGAGGATGTGATGGACAAGAGATGCACCGATGTAGACGAAGACTCTGTTGAGGCATTGCTCGAGATAGCGGCGAGGTGTACAGACGCTAACCCTGAGGACAGGCCAGCTATGAACCAGGTGGCTCAGTTGCTTGACCAAGAAGTCATGTCACCTTCTGCGATCGATTACTACGATGATTCTCAGTCTGATTACTGTTAG